Genomic DNA from Chanos chanos chromosome 6, fChaCha1.1, whole genome shotgun sequence:
ATATGTCTGCCTTGACACTCGCTCCACGCAGCGTGTGTCTGCCTTGAGTTGATGATTGAAAgctgaaaatctgttttttgtgtggtttgggACTTTTCCAGATTTAACAAAAGTATAGAGGGTAGCTTGACCCCTAACAAGCAAATTCTGAGTTAAACCACTGCTCGTCTTGTGTAAACCTAGCACCATACATTTATAGTCTGAAACAGCAGTTCATTTGGGCGCGCGTCGACGAGGAGgtcacatttttctccattccaTGAATTGCGGACCTCGATTGTCTTTTCTGGGAATATAACTGAATCATACATTTGACAATGCAGTTTCACTCTTGGTTTAAATTATTGCACAACCATTTTATGGTTTGCCGTGTTTCTGCCTGTTGCATTAGTGTGACAGAGGAACAATACagtcactgaagagagagaggatgggattTTAAAGCCTGTTTTAGCATACAGTTCTATAACTGGGACCAGACATAAACAGAGCTGTTTGAGTTTGTTAGTTTCTTTTAAAGGTTGAAAAGACTAGTAACGGACAACTGAGATGGATTTTCCAGTCTttgtctgataaaaaaaaaaaaggtccaaatATTATCACAAAAAATCCAGCACTGTTGAATCTATGTACAGCGATGGGGCTGTTAACTAAGTCcagctgtgatgtgtgtaaagACATTTGTGGTGAGAAATGGGCAGAAAATCCAGTAATTCTATGAATCAAGAACCACCATTTGGAAACCCCTTTGGTTTTTAACGCTAGAATTTGTGGAATAAGTTTCTGTGTTCTCGTATTCCAGTAAGTGCTGAGCGTCAGGACATAGGCTATGACAATGACTCAGTGTTGACTAGCAGAGATTGGGGGCATTTTTATTCAAGGATATCAAGGCAGATGGTGTGAGGTCAACTGTGGGACCGCTTAGGCTATGATTAGTATTTTCTGGATTCGCTTACTGGCCGTTGATACCAGATGCCCGTTTTACCTTGAGACGTAGCCTTTCTTTTTGGTGTAAATCATGAGCACTAAAGTTTCACATCAACATGTGTGTTTCCTCAGAAACAAGAACAGCGTCACAATTTAATGGTGAGCGTACCCTTAATGTAGTAAATGTCTTAGTTTTACATtccgagcaaaaaaaaaacaaaatctgttaGTCTGTTTCATTGTTTAACGTCCAGAGGCAGTAACACTAAGCCTTTTGAGGGATTGGGGGTGGGGTCAGGGTGATTGCCCTGAAGGGAGCAGTTTTGTAACTGTTCCAGTCAGGAGTGTTCTGCCTGTGTTCTCTCATGTAAGCGTGTCTGGTCTCTGTTCTTCAGCCCCACCTCTCTCCTGACTCCAGTAGAGCTCATACACACTGTCctatctctctatccctgtTTTTAAGCAATAAGTAACAGTTAAGTGTCCATGTGGAGAGACCTAGTTCTCCCTCAGAACAACTGGTGGACGATCAGTATTGACGTTTGAACATTGATGAGTTAGTCCCACCtccttgtttgtttgggtttttttttccacctctaccttcctgcccccccccccctcctcccccatgTGGAGAGTGAAGGAACATTATTGTTAAAGTGTGATGGTTTTTCGAGGCCCTCAGCCGTGTCTGAAAATGCACGCACACGGGGTCAGCAGGGCAACAAAAAATGGAGAACGAGCGTAGCCTCAGgaagcgattttttttttaacttcctcTTTTAGGACAGTCTTTGTTTGGCCGCAGTGAAGAATTTGCAgcgagaaaaaacaaaaaaacaaaaagcaaaaacatatagtctcggtgggggggggggaactttGGCTATACAGTTGATCCCACCCCGTTCTCCTCCTTAAAAGCTTCCGCTCTTGTTATTTAACTGCGATTATGAAAGTGCACATCTCTGGATGCAGCCCAGGATGAAGCAGCTTTTGTTTAGGTGACCAAAAGTCTCATTCGAACATTCCCTGGACGGCGTGAGAGTAAAAGGGCAGCCAGTGCTTTCTACAAGCTCAGGGAAAGGTGGAAAGTTGAGGTGAAAGACAAGCactcctttctgtttttcctcgttttttttttttttccccctccctccttttcttgtCATAAGCATCTCTAATTTGCCTTGCTGCTCCCCCGAATGGGGAAAGGCTTGGCTTGTCACAAGAGAATCCTTTTATGATGGACgaggttgccatggtaatggTAGTCCCTCCGGCCTTCAGTGGGGTAGgggctcgtgtgtgtgtgtgtgtgtgtgtgtgtgtgtgtgtaaggggtaTGACTCAGTGAGGGTAATTCAGTCATTTTATCTCTCTTGAATAAACCACGTCGTTGTATTTCTGATAACTTGTCACCAGGGTAACAGAACTGTGgcgcttttttttcccccctctttgtGTGTGCCTCACAGCACGTAGATTGGAAGAAAAAGTGGGCGGGAGAGGGCTGCTTTGCTTAAAATTTGAATTTTAGGGCTTCAGTACGAGTTTGTTTATGCGAGTGTGAATCTGTGTGGGTCCGCTGCTAGATTTTATGGGAGATTTCTCGGTCTCTTTCCCACCATAGTTGTCTTTTTTGGTTGCCAGATGCTGCTGGTgcctgtggatggtgtgtgtgtgtgtgtgtgtgtgtgtaaagcacagTGGCTGTTCCTGCAGCCTTTCACTACAGCAGCACATGGAATTGTTACTGAACACGCTCAGACACTGCAGCAGACAACTGGAGCTTTCTATCCGTTTTGATTTGGAGGAAGTTCCgtgtgttctgctctgttttgcGAAGCCAGAGCGAAGAAACTTTCTTCTCTGAATGAAGAAACCACCGTCGTTAAGGACTCTTAAGCACGCGAGTTTTCCTGCTCAAGCGGCGTATGAAGTATCCTCCTTTCAAACGTCCATACATGAATGCGAGACCGCTAGCATATCTGGCGCGATGCTCTGGATCGAAGGCTCTTGGCTATTTGGTTCACGCTCactgtgcatgtgagtgtgaggagaaagCTGCAACACGGAACAGATGACGTTTTTTATCTCGTCGTCGTGAAGAggcacctcctcctcctcctcctcctcctccttctcctcctttggTGCCTGATGGTGGTCTGTGTCCGGCTGAACTTGTCCATTTGCTTTGTCAGCTCACTGATGGTGGTGGGCCCTTAAGGCTCAGTATCCTCTACCATGGGCTGTGTGTTCTCCCTGCCTGAGGATAGACAGGCTGCTGCCAGCAGGTTAGTGGTCGTCTCCTTGATTCATAACTGGGGTCTATGAATATGCAGTGAGCTAAAAGTTCATCCTATCTTGACTTGAACCTTGAAGGCAAATGTTATTAGCCCATTGGCTTAGCTTTACAGATGTAGCGTGAAAGTAGGTACcaaccgttaaaaaaaaaaaaaaagggtagtATCAGATTGGTTCAGTCTGTTAGTAAGTTTAGTTTTCAATGTGGACTCTTATACATCCAAACAATGTCTCTCTGCCAATATGTTCTGCTGCATATGTTGTTGTAAGATCTCAGTGGGCATGAGAGCATATGGAAAATACATGTAGCCAGTTTATGTGTTTGAGGGCAGCTGTTTGACTATTCAAACTCATGTTAATGATTTGCTTTTGGACCTGTGTGAATAGCTTTTGTGTTTGCCCCGGCTTTTATGTGTGGTAAGAATGGTGTGAATGATGGAAAAACTAGCCAACTTTTTCCCAATCTTCCTCCCAATCCTGCGTTTCTCTTGTTTTAGGTGAAGcaggtttgaaaaaaaatagcttGTCTGCAtagaatgcacacacaaacttttgttgttgctttgaaATTTTGAAACGGGAATGAATCGAAAGAATTCCAGTACTCCACCAGTGAATTTTTGAATCAGACCCACCCCCACGCAACGTGTTCAGCTGCAATTTAAGGTCATTAAATAACATTATTCAGATCCTTGTGCAACAGTTGGCTGTGTGCCCAGAGCATTTGTAAAGTAAAaagtctcagtctctctctcactctttctctctctctctctctctctctctctcgcgcccccctcccctccctctcttgctcgctctctcttgctttttgctgtaaacattaacattttttgtgTGGAGGGGTGTATGTAATCCTATAGAGAAGTATGGAAGGAAGAGTCTTGTAGACCGCATTTTCGGTCACCTCCCTGGCACAATACGACATTGTCTTTGCCTCATTTAAATTTCCCTTTGCTCTTTAATGCATCAAGCCATTCATTCCATGGGTCcctttcagttttatttgtccCGATGTTACCCATTTCAGCACACGGACCCGAAGTCACGGTGTGTCACTGCTCATTGAACAGTGTGAGTTCCTTGGGGGTTGGATTTGGAAAGAAAGTGCTTATGTCGGGGGTTTTTAAATGGGGACGGATTACACAGGTGTTCCATGGGAGCTAGAGATTGTTTGACGGTTTAGGTTAGGTTactaatttgttttgtttttgtttttttttggggggggggggggggtttacttCATGGTTTGTCCCTTTTCTGATAGATAAACCGGCCCTGCCAGTCGAGACTGAGGTTTTGATAGTGTTATCTTCAGGAAGTCCTGTAGAATCTGCTGCCTCGCTCAGCTATATAACTGTTCTTTTAGTTACCAAACCGTACTTTCCTCTCACATGTGTTTTCTCTTATAGCTTTACTGAACCACAGTGTATAAATGAGTGGATCTTAGTGAGGATGGTGCTCTAACGTTCATTTATTCTTACTGCTCTCATACAGAAGTAAGCTGTATATTCGCTTCATAGGTTGACATAAAGAAACTATTTGAGGGTATgcctgttgttttgtaattgttgTTGCGTGTGAGGCTGGTTCATTCTGGAAGAGCCGTcagtaaaaacactgtaaagacGATGGTTCAGCATTCTGTGCAGCTATCTCTGACGATAATTAATGTGGATGAAGTTCATTTCAATGCCTTCTTAACCTTGTGATTCATAAAATGAATTGGCATGCAACCTTGTCTTTTCATGTTTGGTCTTCCCTTTTACActctcttctgctctgttttggggggggggggggggggtgggattgTCATGCTGatgtttttccctttctgtgTGCAGGGCGCCAACAGCACGGGAGACTAGTTTtattgagaaaatgaagaagacggtaagattatttaaatgttttgactgGATGTATCTGCAGATATTTGGGTTATGTAACATTCATATTATATTCATGTTTAGTCTACGGCTGTAGTGTGTATTCTTTAGTGGGGTAACACAAAATGTCGTCGTAGTAACAGGAACAAGAGGCTCCATAATGAGTGGAGTCTTGtttcttcttctattttttttaatgttgataaatattcagtgaaaatgagTTACTTATTGTGAGTCTATGGCTCACaatacagtttttaatttttactctCTTGTTTTGCTCAGATAATTATGTCTTAGTTCACACTGTCCCTTTAAATCCACTTAGCTTGTACTATCGCAACATcacagaaagtcttttttttgtgtgtgtgtgtgtgttttctgttgtaggGACGGAACATTGTGGTGTTCTACGGCTCTCAGACGGGCACGGCTGAGGAATTTGCCAACAGGCTCTCTAAAGATGCCCAGCGTTACGGTATGAAAGGCATGGCAGCAGATCCAGAGGAGTACGACATGGTAAAACATCACCGAACGCTCGCTGTTAAGCCTTTAGAAACCACAAACTACCTTCCTGCCGCATGAAATAATATCCCCTGTAAACTGGATTCTGTTTCTCATCAGAATCGGTTCAGTCAAAATTCATACTTTCATCCatccaagctttttttttttttttttactaattatttattttctctataTTTTATGAAATCTGTGTCCAGTAGACGCCACTGACTGGTTATTActgagtgaacagtgaattaATTGTACATTTTGTCTGTTCATTCTTAAGGGAGAGCTTTCTCGTCTGAGTGAGATAGACAACTCTCTGGCCATTTTCTGCATGGCCACCTACGGTGAGGGTGACCCCACTGATAATGCTCAGGACTTCTACGATTGGCTGCAGGAGGGCGATGCTGAGCTGGGTGGCATCAAATACACAGTatgtttatctctctgtgtcttactttTAACTCTGTTGCTCTAGATGTCACCTAAAACATcatatcaaaagaaaaaagaaatcccacTAGATAGTGAACATTCTCAACGTCATCAAACCTGAATCTGAGAACTGAACCCTGTACAGAGTATGGGAAGGTCTATGAGATTCGTACAGTGCATTAATGAGTCACTTGGGACTGAGTCAGAGACCTGGAACCTGGAGTAACCTTCACCTACCATGTCCTTTCCCCTATACCAAACAGTTCACAATCTAGAGATAGTGCCTCACGAGAATCGTTGGTGAGCAGAATCTCCCCTGCCTTGTGTCCTTATGAGTCATATTCCAACGAAATAAAGAGGCATGTGTCAAAAACCCAGCCGGTCTTACGCCACATCCTCCTTCAacattacacagcaaattctttttttttttttttaagatttctgATTCACAATCAGTGGTAACACAGCAGAATATTTTAAGAGCATAATGACAAAGCAACACTTGACCCCCGTGACTAAGCTCTCTAAAATGAGGAATCAAGTAGAGTGgggattttctctgtgtgtgtgtgcgcatattgCTAAATTTTGTATGAATTGACGGATTTAAAGCCAAACAGCCACACTTTGTTATCTGTCAACAACATCATGTGATGAAAGTGTGAGGACATCAGGTTCTGCTGTATACCTCTGCTCAGAGATGGCTTTATGCCAGCTTTTCAGAATAACCTTTGAATCTCTGTCATCAGAGGTTGCTAAATTAGACTATGTTGTAACCTGGAGAAATTGCTAATTGTAGACAGTTGTTTTACCTATGCGTAGAAATGAATTTGTCTCTCATTGCCCTTTGGCTACAATTTTATCGAAGCCAATAGAAAATTGAACAGAAAATGTTGAtggagtgggggaaaaaaaagcagagcaaTCCCTGAGTTTAATTAAACCTGGGTCCTCATTTTACGTGAGATGAAATCATGCGTTCGATTTTATTTATCAGCATTGgagatgattattattattgtgtgtctgttcagttaATTGAAGTCAGAGACTAAAGAGGCGCACAGCGTCTTTTTTCGTGCCTCCTCCTGGCGGCAAACTGCTGCCGACCTTGTGATGTGTCAGCGGAGAGTTTAACTTCTGACTGAAGAGCAGTTCAGTGTGGCGGCGCTGTCTTTGTGCTTCTTTAGTGCTTCATATTGTCCTTCGGTTCTAGACTGGAATGAACACATTAATCACACGCAGTTAGAGTTGATGGAATCATTCCGTGAGGCCACTCTGTCACTATTCTTCAAACTCAAATGCTGAACACTCTCTGTGACGCGGTTCATTGTGAAACGGTTTGAACCGCACTGtcgttaatttttttttttccccctcacggAACCATAGTCCCACCATCAAATACTTTTGTACAGTAACGCTGTTGCGAGAGGCAAACATAAAATTGTGAAATTGATAATTGGAGTTTTTCAGCCCATCTGATCTGAACGATgattgaatttgtttgttttgtgtgtggccCCTTTTCAGGTGTTTGCCTTGGGTAATAAGACATATGAACACTACAACGCCATGGGCAAATATGTGGATAAGAGACTGGCAGAGCTGGGAGCCCAGAGGATCTTCGATCTGGGCATGGGAGACGATGATGGAAAGTACGTTATGAACTGGAACTGTTTGTCTGACGACACTGGTTTTATTGGTTATCAAAGAACTTAATTTCTCATTCAAATGTCTTTTGTGATGACATTTGTTTAAATTTCATCGTTAAACTGAACCCAGCTGTACatacatttatgtgtttgtatatgtatgtattttagaTTTAATCAAAATCTGTTCAGCTTATATTATCAATAAAGTTCACATATAGCCACAAACTTACAAGTAACACGGCCAAGGTCACTCTTCATATACTTGAAATACTGCACTCAACAggtctgggttttttgtgtgtgtctctctgcagtttGGAGGAGGACTTTGTCTCGTGGAGAGAGCAGTTCTGGCCGGCTGTCTGTGAGCATTTCGGCGTGGAGGCCACTGGCGAGGAGTCCAGGTCTGAAGCTCTGTCTTTCACACGCTTCATTCGTAAACGCGGACAGAAAAAGCTTTCATTTTGGACACTCGTCCTCAGCTGGCATTGCGTGTAGGGCACGGTGACCTGAAGCTGTCGCTTCCACCGTAACTGCTCTGTTGTTCTGGTCTGGCTGCCTTGTGTTCGGTATTTGAATGTAACAAGCTTTTCAGTCTAGCTTTCAATGCCTCATCTCCACTGGAGAAATCCAAAGACTGCTAGAGTAACTGACACAGTGCTGCCTGAATTCTGCTACTGGTTTAGTAACGAAATAGATTAGACACATTTTTATAACAAATAATGTTCAAGACAATGCATACTTGACGTggatacagacacgcacacacacacacacacacacacggccctaAAATGTTCTGGCTGCTAATCACCTGTTCTTGTTGTCATTAGTATCCGTCAGTACGAGCTGAAGGTGCACGAGGACGTTAACATGAATAAGGTTTACACCGGCGAGCTGGGCAGACTGAAGAGCTTTGAGAACCAGAAACCGTGAGTGAGACCCCCCACGCAAACATTCTCTCATCTTCCCCTCcggttctttctttctgtctttcttcaaTCCCCTCTACCGCTTTACCCATCTCTCTCATCCCAGCCCCAATAAAAGACCCATACGCAGTGAAACGCCAGTTACCTGGTTGGTTTGATCTACGTTTGTGATCTGAGCGTTAGTTTTCACTTAGCTCAGACCCTCCCCAAGCTCATGTAgagcttgtctgtttttttgtttttgttttgtttttgacaaagaCGTATTCTGACCATTTCTTTGTTATgcagccttttcttttttcttttttttttttgttccacgGCCaacttttaaatgtaaatcGTTTTAGAAATGAATAATCCCTTTTCTGAGGGACCACAGTCCGGTTGTATAAAATCTGCACCGTTGGAGCTAACATGAGATGCTAATTTAGGAATAAACCTGGTCTATTCATGCCTTCCcattcttattcatttttttttttttcagaccttTTGATGCAAAAAACCCTTTCCTGGCACCGGTCACTTTGAACCGCAAGCTGAACAAAGGAGGCGACCGACACCTGATGCACCTAGAGCTGGACATTACAGGCTCCAAGATCAGGTAACAAGTTTAGAGTATGAAGCAAatgctgttttgtggttttatgtTACAGTGGTACTGTACCTGGCAGTTCAGGTTTTCCACACCTGTTCAGACATGAGGTGTGTCAAatgcaatttcattttcagctgtaaaaaaaaaaaaaaaacattgtcatgCTGCTCATATCGACGAAACGTGCCATCTGTCGTTACATTTCAGATCAGTTGCTTTTTAATGACTTGTCTCAGACTTTAATAGTTACCTGGTTACATTTCTTTTCGGGTTAGTCACACACGATGTCACAGTATTAGTCACAAATAGGCGTGACCAGACAGTCCAGATGACCAAAGACGGAAATATATTAGAGAAGACCAATGTTAGCGGTGAGCTTACTGCTGTTAGCTTTGTTGGCCTCTCTCAGTGACTGATTGTGCCGTGAGCCGAGTAAACCAGATATGAAGTTCTGATGTCACTGTTTGTATTTCATTCAGGTTAAAGTTAACTGTTAAGCATGAGTCAGCCTAAGGGAAACACTGCTCTCTAGCAGTGTTACTCCCCTCTGGTAATTATACAGCTGACTTACTGTTGTCCCAGAAAACTGAATTTTATGAGACCTAAAGGTAAATGTAATGTACTGGTAGAAAATCTATAAGTGGGCTCGAACATTAGATAGTCCAACTGAagataaaactgaaactgatgtGTACTAATTCATCTTTGCAGGTATGAATCAGGAGACCATGTGGCTGTTTATCCCATTAATGACAGCGCTATCGTCAACAAGATCGGAGAGATCCTTGGAGTGGACCTTGATACCGTTATCTCCCTCAATAACCTTGATGGTATGGCCATGACCTTGTGGATTTAGTCTAGAGCATTAATTGCTCTTGTCCTAGTGGCTGTTTTCTCAGCATTCTGTCAATGATAACACAGACTCTCATTCACAAAGTAGTTTGGAAAGAAATTTGCAAAATCTTAGATGCGTAAATGCTTACCATGGAAATGATATAACCAATAGACTGCAGTCATTTTGCTAGatatgttaaaagaaaaaaaatggtgacTTAGATTAAGTTTTCCTTTTTGAAATAGACGCACAGTTTTAAGCACGCACTCACTTTTACCGGTCGTTACTTTTCAGAGGAGTCCAATAAGAAGCATCCGTTCCCCTGCCCCACCACATACCGTACGGCTCTTTCCCATTATCTGGACGTAACCAACCCCCCTCGCACCAACGTCCTCTATGAACTGGCCCAGTATGCCACAGACCCCAAGGAACAAGAGAACATGCGTAAGATGGCTTCCTCCTCCCCTGAGGGCAAGGTGAGCACTGTTACCTCTTATCCCATCTATTACAGAAGAGCAGAGAGCTTCAGATGGCCCGACTATCAATGTGTAAAAATCCCaatcaaaataagaaaaagaaaaaaaaaatctctttgagCTTTGGTGCAGTTTGTTCTCCTGTCCATTTGAAAAAAGAGGGCCACATGCACATGACTTGATTAATAAAAGATATAAATGAAATTCGTATCATTTTATTTGACGAAAGTAATTACATTTGCTATGATTCATTTGAGACTTAATTTAAGGGAGTTCAATAGAAGAGTTAGGTGTAGTTAACAGTAAAATACATGGCTTCTTTCTCCATGTGCATGTCTCCCTCAGAGATAGAAATATGAAAtgcctgaaaaacaaaacgcaGCCTGTAAGTTCTTCGAAACCTAGTCCCATTCCGCTTCTTTTTACTCGTTCCCAGGCGCTGTACCAGAGCTGGGTGCTGGACTCCTGCAGGAATATTCTAGCTATCCTGGAggactttccctctctcagaccACCCATAGACCACCTGTGCGAACTACTGCCACGCCTTCAGGCCCGCTACTACTCTATTGCCTCCTCGTCAAAGGTGAGGGAGTAAAATCAGCTTGTCCtaaactctttttatttctccctcGGTGAATATTTGCAGTTCTGTGCTGTATTCGCTCTAGGGAAAGTACACGGTTGTTCGCCTGGTTAATGTGCGCCCCCTTTTGTGACAGGTTCATCCCAATAGCATCCACATCTGCGCCGTGGTGGTGGAGTACCAAACAAAGACAGGTCGCACCA
This window encodes:
- the porb gene encoding P450 (cytochrome) oxidoreductase b, with protein sequence MADAQAETSTQPELMDEQEPLLSNLDIFLFSLIAGLLIYWLIFRKKAEPIPEFKKLDAPAPTARETSFIEKMKKTGRNIVVFYGSQTGTAEEFANRLSKDAQRYGMKGMAADPEEYDMGELSRLSEIDNSLAIFCMATYGEGDPTDNAQDFYDWLQEGDAELGGIKYTVFALGNKTYEHYNAMGKYVDKRLAELGAQRIFDLGMGDDDGNLEEDFVSWREQFWPAVCEHFGVEATGEESSIRQYELKVHEDVNMNKVYTGELGRLKSFENQKPPFDAKNPFLAPVTLNRKLNKGGDRHLMHLELDITGSKIRYESGDHVAVYPINDSAIVNKIGEILGVDLDTVISLNNLDEESNKKHPFPCPTTYRTALSHYLDVTNPPRTNVLYELAQYATDPKEQENMRKMASSSPEGKALYQSWVLDSCRNILAILEDFPSLRPPIDHLCELLPRLQARYYSIASSSKVHPNSIHICAVVVEYQTKTGRTNKGVATHWLKNKMPTDNGHKATVPMYIRKSQFRLPFKASNPVIMIGPGTGIAPFMGFIQERAWLKEQGKEVGETALYFGCRHKNEDYLYQEELEEFEKQGVLTQLNVAFSRDQEHKVYVQHLLKEKKEDIWKKIHTDNAHIYICGDARNMARDVQAAFCDIAQELGGMTSTQATEYIKKLMTKGRYSQDVWS